From a single Nicotiana tomentosiformis chromosome 2, ASM39032v3, whole genome shotgun sequence genomic region:
- the LOC117273828 gene encoding secreted RxLR effector protein 161-like produces the protein MYAQTYTRPDISFAVGMLGRYQSNLAIDHWKAAKNVLRYLKGTKDYMLIYRRSKNLEVVGYSDSDSVRCIDTRKSTFGYLFQLAEGAISRKSAKQSVIATSTMDAEFLACFEVTIHALWLQNFISGLGVVDTITKLLKILQ, from the coding sequence ATGTATGCTCAGACTTATACAAGACCGGATATTAGTTTTGCGGTCGGAATGCTAGGAAGATATCAGAGTAACCTAGCAATTGATCACTGGAAAGCTGCAAAGAATGTTTTGAGGTACCTGAAAGGAACGAAGGATTACATGCTCATATATAGGAGATCCAAGAATTTGGAAGTTGTTGGATACTCGGATTCAGATTCCGTCAGATGTATTGACACTAGAAAGTCCACGTTTGGTTATTTGTTCCAATTAGCTGAAGGAGCAATATCACGGAAGAGTGCCAAACAGTCTGTCATTGCTACATCCACGATGGATGCAGAATTTCTGGCATGTTTTGAAGTCACAATTCATGCATTATGGCTGCAAAACTTCATTTCAGGACTTGGGGTTGTCGATACCATTACCAAGCTGCTAAAAATTTTACAGTGA